The following proteins are co-located in the Planococcus plakortidis genome:
- a CDS encoding DUF420 domain-containing protein — MNLPLLPTISTFFIVLSAILVAIGWNLIRKRRIEAHKKMMLAAGAAALTFFIIYVSRTLFVGNTAFGGPDELKIYYTVFLIFHITLATIGAVMGLLTIYWGLKNRLDKHRKIGPFTSVIWFFTAITGVTVYLLLYVFYEGGHTTSVFKAILGG; from the coding sequence ATGAATTTGCCGCTATTGCCAACTATCAGCACCTTCTTTATCGTCTTGAGCGCCATATTGGTGGCGATCGGATGGAACTTGATCCGCAAACGCCGTATCGAAGCACATAAAAAAATGATGCTCGCTGCCGGGGCCGCTGCGCTGACGTTTTTCATCATCTATGTTTCGCGTACCCTTTTTGTCGGAAACACCGCATTCGGGGGCCCCGATGAGCTGAAGATCTATTACACTGTATTCTTGATTTTCCATATCACGCTTGCGACCATCGGGGCAGTGATGGGATTGCTGACCATCTACTGGGGCTTGAAAAACCGTCTCGACAAACACCGTAAAATCGGCCCGTTCACGAGTGTCATCTGGTTCTTCACCGCGATTACAGGCGTGACCGTCTACTTATTGCTGTATGTATTCTATGAAGGCGGGCATACGACATCGGTTTTCAAAGCCATCCTGGGCGGATAA
- a CDS encoding glycerophosphodiester phosphodiesterase: MGKKTKIGLAAAAVGAAAWAGSKAFIEPQKRPQKAVLDYRHPIVLAHRGGSSLAPEHTMAAFDRAAELGVHGFEIDIRMTNDEEILVFHDEFVDRTSGSAGRVAEMTLEELRALDFGYHFVDDKGENSYRGKGEKAVLLRELLEKFPQMYINIDIKDAPDTYEGSLVPSKLWRLIESMGAEDRVVVTSFYDEQIDRFNLYAQNRVALGAGENEVRKAFTAFNSQFGHLYAPRADVVQIPVKHSVFRLDSARFIAFLDRLNVPVHYWVIDDKEAMEKLIGAGARGIITDRPDVAIELISALEEKRQ; encoded by the coding sequence ATGGGTAAGAAAACGAAAATCGGCCTGGCCGCCGCAGCAGTCGGTGCCGCTGCCTGGGCCGGTTCCAAAGCATTTATCGAACCGCAAAAACGGCCGCAGAAAGCCGTTCTCGATTATAGGCATCCAATCGTCCTGGCCCACCGAGGCGGCAGCTCTCTTGCGCCTGAGCATACGATGGCAGCCTTTGACCGAGCCGCTGAGCTAGGGGTGCACGGGTTTGAAATCGATATCCGCATGACCAATGATGAAGAAATCCTGGTATTCCATGATGAGTTTGTCGACCGCACCTCAGGCTCTGCAGGCCGCGTGGCGGAAATGACGCTTGAAGAATTGCGCGCACTTGATTTCGGCTACCATTTCGTGGACGACAAAGGTGAGAATTCCTATCGCGGTAAAGGCGAAAAAGCCGTCCTGCTCCGTGAATTGCTGGAGAAATTCCCGCAGATGTATATCAATATCGACATTAAAGATGCCCCCGATACGTATGAAGGAAGCCTCGTCCCGTCTAAACTATGGCGCTTGATCGAATCCATGGGTGCGGAAGACCGCGTCGTCGTCACCAGCTTTTACGATGAGCAGATTGACCGCTTCAATTTATACGCACAGAACCGTGTCGCTCTCGGCGCTGGGGAAAATGAAGTGCGCAAAGCCTTCACTGCCTTCAACAGCCAGTTCGGGCACTTGTATGCACCGCGCGCGGATGTCGTGCAGATCCCGGTGAAGCATTCCGTGTTCCGACTTGACTCTGCACGGTTCATCGCCTTCCTTGATCGCCTGAATGTCCCGGTCCATTATTGGGTCATCGACGACAAGGAAGCGATGGAGAAATTGATCGGTGCCGGAGCAAGGGGCATCATCACAGACCGGCCGGATGTCGCCATCGAATTGATTTCGGCACTTGAAGAAAAACGCCAATAA
- a CDS encoding YugN family protein, protein MYFENTGLENIEVDITLLEDIMNKHGLTKEGQWDYERVTYDRKFMVREGTYYLRVFAYAIDGDVDANDAIVRVLKPVIGKHYYPHGVEYGEDEHFPDHLLKTSAEILASIKKEISEFEIKA, encoded by the coding sequence ATGTATTTTGAAAATACAGGACTAGAGAACATCGAAGTGGATATTACATTGCTTGAAGACATCATGAACAAGCATGGTTTGACGAAAGAAGGCCAATGGGATTATGAGCGCGTCACATACGACCGCAAATTTATGGTCCGTGAAGGCACTTATTATTTGCGTGTTTTCGCATACGCCATCGATGGGGATGTTGATGCAAACGATGCGATTGTCCGCGTCTTGAAGCCGGTCATCGGCAAGCATTACTACCCGCACGGCGTCGAATATGGCGAAGACGAGCATTTTCCGGACCACCTATTAAAAACTAGCGCTGAAATTTTGGCTTCCATCAAAAAAGAAATTTCCGAGTTCGAAATCAAAGCGTAA
- the ctaF gene encoding cytochrome c oxidase subunit IVB, whose product MAHDTHDIHRSRAEFEFIKKKRAAEMRGQLTSFAMMIFLTLIAFTLVAADFSNYLIVPIILLLAAIQVVLQLYHFMHMSNKGHGVMAFFMFSGMFVAFLTVLAMVTIVWW is encoded by the coding sequence ATGGCACACGATACTCACGATATTCACAGATCCAGAGCAGAATTCGAATTCATAAAGAAAAAACGTGCCGCTGAAATGCGCGGCCAGTTGACATCGTTCGCTATGATGATCTTCCTGACATTGATCGCGTTCACGCTGGTGGCAGCTGACTTCTCCAATTACTTGATCGTGCCGATCATCCTATTATTGGCGGCCATCCAAGTAGTGCTTCAACTGTATCATTTCATGCACATGAGCAATAAAGGCCATGGCGTGATGGCATTCTTCATGTTCAGCGGCATGTTTGTCGCGTTCTTGACTGTCCTTGCGATGGTCACCATCGTTTGGTGGTAA
- a CDS encoding YlbF family regulator encodes MIMTYEWVGITDSADELSEMILQSEQAAKYRDAYDSVYSDKLLASEIYDFARLKELYEEVQRFGKYHPDYKRVMKQIRVDKRRLDLNEKVAELRLAENELQDLMDQVSFILGRSVSEAVKIPSSNPFFSSDSSCGSGCGTGGGCSCSA; translated from the coding sequence GTGATCATGACCTACGAATGGGTCGGTATAACTGACTCTGCGGACGAGCTGAGTGAAATGATACTGCAATCGGAGCAGGCTGCGAAATATCGCGATGCCTATGACTCTGTCTATAGCGATAAACTATTGGCGAGTGAGATTTACGATTTCGCCAGGCTGAAGGAACTGTACGAAGAAGTGCAGCGCTTCGGCAAATACCATCCGGATTACAAACGGGTGATGAAGCAAATCCGTGTGGACAAGCGGCGGCTGGACTTGAATGAAAAGGTGGCTGAGCTGCGGCTGGCGGAAAATGAGCTGCAGGACTTGATGGACCAGGTCAGCTTCATCCTTGGGCGGTCGGTCTCCGAAGCGGTCAAGATCCCTTCGAGCAATCCGTTCTTCTCATCGGATTCCTCATGCGGGAGCGGCTGCGGCACAGGAGGCGGCTGTTCCTGTTCCGCATAA
- a CDS encoding DUF7147 family protein, with translation MIQRFIELGEGYGDIYELRQLMESNKERFMHGFVFVSKTKDGHPVVSIAAAFKPATEGNFMPIYLCREGIPDESKRLAVFEEAVKQLGHEPIRLDVKHSTQYADTKLYFSHLIAILRLNHYIPPMQ, from the coding sequence ATGATACAACGTTTTATCGAACTTGGAGAAGGGTACGGCGATATATATGAACTGCGCCAATTGATGGAAAGCAATAAAGAGCGGTTCATGCATGGATTCGTTTTCGTTTCAAAAACGAAAGACGGGCATCCCGTCGTTTCCATCGCCGCTGCATTCAAGCCTGCCACAGAGGGCAATTTCATGCCGATCTATCTATGCCGCGAAGGCATACCGGACGAATCTAAACGGCTGGCCGTATTCGAGGAGGCCGTCAAGCAACTGGGCCATGAGCCGATTCGCCTGGATGTCAAGCATTCTACGCAATACGCAGACACCAAACTGTATTTCAGCCATCTCATTGCTATTCTCAGGCTCAACCATTATATTCCGCCGATGCAATGA
- the coaD gene encoding pantetheine-phosphate adenylyltransferase produces the protein MNKIAVVPGSFDPITMGHLDIVKRASSIFDEVKVVVMNNSSKNPLFDVDERMALIAEVTRTIPNVTVDSFGGLLIDYAVEVNANAIIRGLRAVSDFEYEMQITSMNRFLNENIETLFMVSNNQYSFLSSSIVKEVAKYQGKISGLVPEAVEKALIGKFK, from the coding sequence TTGAATAAAATTGCAGTAGTACCGGGGAGTTTCGATCCGATTACGATGGGCCATTTGGATATCGTCAAACGGGCATCATCGATTTTCGATGAAGTGAAAGTGGTGGTCATGAACAACTCATCGAAAAACCCATTATTCGATGTGGATGAACGGATGGCTTTGATAGCCGAAGTGACCAGAACCATTCCGAATGTAACCGTCGATTCGTTTGGAGGCTTGCTGATCGACTATGCGGTGGAAGTGAATGCGAATGCGATCATCCGAGGCTTGAGGGCGGTATCGGATTTTGAATACGAGATGCAGATCACTTCCATGAACCGTTTTTTGAATGAGAACATCGAAACTTTGTTCATGGTGTCAAACAACCAATATTCTTTCCTTAGTTCAAGCATCGTTAAAGAAGTGGCGAAGTATCAAGGCAAGATCTCCGGCCTTGTGCCGGAAGCGGTGGAAAAAGCATTAATAGGAAAGTTCAAATAA
- a CDS encoding YlbG family protein: MHDRQGLIVYVHQLKQAKSLRKYGHVHFISRKLKYVVVYMDQDKIEATKEKLSKLPYVKKVLESQRPFLKTEYENAKPDKAKEYDYKIGL; the protein is encoded by the coding sequence ATGCATGATCGCCAAGGTCTGATTGTCTATGTGCATCAGCTGAAACAAGCAAAATCGCTGCGGAAGTATGGGCATGTCCATTTTATTTCCCGCAAATTGAAATATGTCGTCGTCTACATGGACCAGGACAAAATCGAAGCCACGAAAGAAAAACTATCCAAACTTCCGTACGTAAAGAAAGTGCTGGAATCCCAGCGGCCTTTCCTCAAGACGGAATATGAAAACGCCAAGCCGGACAAAGCGAAAGAATACGATTATAAAATCGGCTTGTGA
- the rsmD gene encoding 16S rRNA (guanine(966)-N(2))-methyltransferase RsmD, whose amino-acid sequence MRVVAGQAKGLPLKAVPGNSTRPTTDKVKESIFNMIGPFFDGGTAVDLFAGSGGLGIEALSRGIDRAIFTDKDKKAVETIQANLEKTRFKESAEVYRADAERGLKAMKKNGVKARLLFLDPPYHMEKAYGLMEKAAELGLLEDEAIIVCEHERDIELPDETAGCVRFKKELYGNTIISIYRYQGEEGERIE is encoded by the coding sequence ATGCGTGTAGTAGCAGGACAGGCAAAAGGCCTGCCTTTGAAAGCGGTTCCGGGAAATTCGACCAGGCCGACGACCGATAAAGTGAAAGAATCCATCTTCAATATGATCGGCCCATTTTTCGATGGCGGCACGGCAGTGGACCTGTTTGCCGGCAGCGGCGGGCTTGGGATCGAAGCGTTAAGCCGTGGCATCGACCGCGCGATATTTACAGATAAAGACAAAAAGGCCGTGGAAACCATCCAGGCCAATTTGGAAAAAACCAGATTCAAGGAATCGGCGGAAGTTTACCGTGCCGACGCTGAACGCGGATTGAAAGCCATGAAAAAAAATGGCGTAAAGGCGCGTTTGTTGTTTCTCGATCCGCCTTATCATATGGAAAAAGCGTATGGGTTGATGGAGAAGGCGGCTGAACTCGGCCTGCTTGAAGACGAAGCGATCATCGTGTGTGAACACGAGCGGGATATCGAATTGCCGGACGAGACGGCAGGGTGTGTCCGGTTCAAAAAGGAATTATATGGAAATACGATCATTTCAATTTACCGCTACCAGGGGGAAGAGGGAGAACGCATTGAATAA
- the ctaG gene encoding cytochrome c oxidase assembly factor CtaG, translating to MPISIFGFEALWSPWYFGFLVLITLFYFLLTTKWRHKFTDSEPLQTKQALLFVSGVALIYLLKGSPVDLLGHITLTMHMVQMALLLLLAAPLIIMGIPSYLWRAFIGLPIINPLFMFFTKPLIALLLFSLFFSVYHLPLVFDFVKQDMLIHSIVSTLLFVSALLYWWPVVNNLEGMHKFHGLKKLGYLFGLSVLMTPACALIIFSTTPFYATYSDGEAWMQAMALCVPAGTLAQLNLSGPELFTNMSLIEDQRTGGITMKIIQELVFTVFIWLVFHEWLKNETANADEITAKVLQDRKDMAYYRHNGQ from the coding sequence ATGCCGATCAGCATTTTTGGCTTCGAGGCGTTATGGAGCCCCTGGTATTTCGGATTTCTCGTACTGATTACGCTTTTCTACTTTCTGCTTACCACAAAGTGGAGACATAAATTCACTGATAGTGAACCGCTTCAAACGAAACAAGCCCTGCTCTTTGTATCAGGCGTGGCATTGATCTATCTCTTGAAAGGGTCGCCGGTCGATTTGCTTGGCCACATCACCTTGACGATGCACATGGTCCAGATGGCGCTGCTCTTGCTATTGGCTGCCCCTCTCATCATCATGGGAATCCCTTCATACTTGTGGCGGGCTTTCATCGGTTTGCCGATCATCAACCCTTTGTTCATGTTCTTCACTAAACCGTTGATCGCTTTGCTATTGTTCAGCTTGTTCTTTTCGGTTTACCACTTGCCGCTTGTCTTCGATTTTGTCAAGCAGGATATGCTGATCCACAGCATCGTCAGCACTTTGCTGTTCGTATCGGCCCTTCTATACTGGTGGCCAGTCGTCAACAACCTGGAAGGCATGCATAAATTCCATGGACTGAAGAAACTGGGTTATCTATTCGGATTGAGTGTCTTGATGACACCGGCTTGTGCATTGATCATTTTCAGCACGACACCATTCTATGCCACTTACTCGGATGGGGAGGCATGGATGCAGGCAATGGCCCTCTGCGTGCCCGCCGGCACCCTGGCCCAGCTGAACTTGTCCGGCCCGGAACTCTTCACGAATATGTCGCTGATCGAAGACCAACGCACAGGCGGCATCACGATGAAGATCATCCAGGAATTGGTATTTACAGTCTTCATCTGGCTGGTTTTCCATGAATGGCTCAAGAACGAAACTGCCAATGCAGATGAAATCACTGCCAAAGTCTTGCAGGACCGTAAAGATATGGCGTATTACAGACATAATGGGCAATGA
- a CDS encoding SepM family pheromone-processing serine protease, with product MKNKKLWFFVLVMALVVFVSSYRLDAYISRPGDAYELSPLVEVEGRDEDDAGTLSLMTVTMFNATPALYIMAQFQEGYKVLDPEQVRSPHESDEEYNVRQLKLMSDSQVNALQVAFEEAGKPYEVSSNGVFILNVLEDGAAAGLLSPGDRLMEIDGQAYDSMEEFLDYLSTKEVGDEVELVIERDERTINQTVTLAPLPTEPERAGIGISFVEDKEIETTPEVSIDSDAIGGPSAGLMFTLEILNQLLDEDITKGYDIAGTGTMESDGTVGRIGGIDQKVMAADRAGIDIFFAPADVTDSELPSNFEQAVETAEEIGTGMEIVPVTDIDAALDYLAELSPR from the coding sequence ATGAAAAATAAAAAACTTTGGTTTTTTGTGCTGGTGATGGCGCTCGTCGTGTTTGTCAGCTCCTATCGATTGGATGCTTACATTTCACGCCCGGGCGATGCGTACGAGCTATCGCCGCTAGTGGAAGTCGAGGGTCGTGATGAAGATGACGCGGGCACACTCAGCTTGATGACTGTGACGATGTTCAATGCGACGCCTGCCTTATACATCATGGCACAATTCCAGGAAGGTTATAAAGTGCTCGACCCGGAACAAGTAAGGAGTCCTCATGAAAGCGATGAGGAATATAATGTGAGGCAATTGAAGCTGATGTCCGATTCCCAGGTCAACGCGCTGCAAGTGGCCTTCGAAGAGGCCGGCAAGCCCTATGAGGTGTCGAGCAACGGCGTATTCATCCTGAACGTGCTGGAAGACGGGGCTGCGGCCGGCCTGTTATCGCCCGGCGACCGCTTGATGGAAATCGACGGGCAGGCCTACGATTCAATGGAGGAATTCCTGGATTATTTAAGCACCAAAGAAGTGGGCGATGAAGTGGAGTTGGTGATCGAGCGCGATGAGCGCACGATCAACCAAACAGTCACGCTCGCGCCCTTGCCGACAGAGCCTGAGCGTGCGGGCATTGGCATTTCATTTGTCGAAGACAAGGAAATTGAAACGACCCCGGAAGTGTCGATCGATTCGGATGCTATCGGAGGGCCATCTGCGGGCTTGATGTTCACTTTGGAAATCTTGAACCAATTGCTCGATGAAGATATTACCAAAGGTTATGATATAGCAGGAACCGGGACGATGGAAAGTGATGGGACGGTCGGCCGAATCGGGGGCATCGATCAGAAAGTCATGGCGGCGGACCGTGCGGGCATCGATATTTTCTTTGCCCCGGCGGATGTAACGGATTCGGAACTTCCGAGCAATTTTGAGCAGGCTGTGGAAACGGCAGAGGAAATCGGCACCGGGATGGAAATTGTCCCGGTCACCGACATCGATGCCGCACTTGATTATTTAGCGGAACTATCCCCGAGGTAA
- a CDS encoding CAP domain-containing protein → MKDLLRIMIFLAIVLIGLFYLDPSISENELLEAPRPADPLPADNLTESGLDVERPASGLSVHIGKPAKEWLTEHGKPERIEPSAYGYEWWVYDAAYSNFVMAGVKDGHIVQVYAAGESTDIEPYEIGQTLEDLYRFTIIQNEVTVKYGTNTYTFNLSEQDMDKRILVSFEDLYAQLYIDAEDQQLEAVRFMDAETLIRHQPYDMMYAGDLLVTPRPSSTLQRSIDEANAKQLVDLTNVYRLRHQRSLVQENIGLSLLAKQTSEEMARMEFTSEEMEVEDLEARLQGADIPFDLAAINTASRYYDAPETLHGWFNSPSHRGTLLNTQYNKVGVGVFGKYYSQILLKQDLGAYESQ, encoded by the coding sequence GTGAAGGACTTGTTACGCATCATGATTTTCTTGGCGATTGTCCTGATCGGACTGTTTTACTTGGACCCGTCCATCAGTGAAAATGAATTGCTGGAAGCGCCGCGGCCTGCCGACCCTTTGCCTGCCGATAACTTGACGGAATCGGGGCTCGATGTGGAACGCCCGGCAAGCGGGCTATCTGTACACATCGGCAAGCCTGCAAAAGAGTGGCTTACGGAACATGGCAAGCCCGAACGTATCGAGCCATCCGCTTATGGCTACGAATGGTGGGTGTATGATGCCGCTTATTCGAATTTTGTCATGGCTGGCGTGAAAGACGGGCATATCGTCCAAGTGTATGCGGCAGGGGAGTCGACCGATATCGAACCGTATGAAATCGGCCAGACGCTGGAAGACCTGTACAGGTTCACGATCATCCAGAACGAAGTAACCGTTAAATACGGCACCAATACCTATACGTTCAATTTAAGCGAGCAGGATATGGATAAGCGGATCCTGGTCAGCTTTGAGGACTTATACGCGCAATTATATATCGATGCTGAAGACCAGCAATTGGAGGCAGTCCGTTTCATGGATGCAGAAACGCTGATCCGCCATCAGCCGTACGATATGATGTATGCAGGTGATTTATTGGTGACGCCAAGGCCATCATCGACGCTTCAACGGTCGATCGACGAGGCGAATGCCAAGCAATTGGTCGATTTGACGAATGTCTACAGGCTGCGCCATCAACGTTCCTTGGTCCAGGAAAATATCGGCCTCAGTCTATTGGCTAAACAAACGAGTGAGGAAATGGCGCGGATGGAATTCACTTCCGAAGAGATGGAAGTGGAAGATCTCGAAGCCCGGCTGCAAGGGGCGGATATCCCGTTCGACCTCGCCGCGATCAACACGGCTTCACGTTATTACGACGCCCCCGAGACATTGCACGGCTGGTTCAATTCCCCGAGCCACCGGGGAACGTTATTGAACACGCAATACAATAAAGTCGGCGTCGGGGTGTTCGGCAAATACTACAGCCAGATCCTGTTGAAGCAGGATTTGGGTGCTTATGAAAGCCAATAG
- the ytvI gene encoding sporulation integral membrane protein YtvI translates to MGKWFNKKLATILLVIAVLVLVSIYILPIAVPLIIALLTAIFLEPFVKFVQTRFKWERKGAVITVFILFLVIASGLVYWIITQLVGQIIQFSKMVPEYTNSLSHMWGEVEAFFLRSTAEMPVEVVNSFETEMIAFAEGIRDWILTFVNYDTVTNLLTGIPSFLVSFIVFLIALFLFMLDLMDLKGMMFNRLKESTAEKVRFMSARLNNVVFGFLKAQFLVSLIIFAVSLIALLFIAPEYAIVMSLVIWVIDFIPILGSIIVLTPWFIYMFIVGDIVQGTQLAILALVLLVIRRTVEPKVMGTQIGLSPLATLIAMFIGLQLIGFLGFFIGPLLVILFTSAREAGIIKMEFKI, encoded by the coding sequence GTGGGCAAGTGGTTTAATAAAAAACTGGCGACAATCTTGCTAGTCATCGCTGTACTGGTGTTAGTCTCTATATACATATTGCCGATCGCTGTTCCGCTGATCATCGCCTTGCTTACAGCCATCTTCCTTGAACCATTTGTGAAATTCGTGCAGACAAGGTTCAAATGGGAACGCAAAGGCGCAGTCATCACAGTGTTCATCCTGTTCCTGGTCATCGCTTCAGGCTTGGTTTATTGGATCATCACGCAGTTGGTTGGACAAATTATCCAATTCTCAAAAATGGTTCCAGAGTATACAAATTCTCTATCGCATATGTGGGGTGAAGTGGAAGCTTTCTTCCTGCGCTCCACAGCTGAAATGCCGGTAGAAGTCGTTAATTCATTCGAAACTGAAATGATTGCGTTTGCCGAGGGCATCCGCGATTGGATCTTGACTTTCGTCAATTACGATACTGTCACCAATCTCTTGACTGGCATCCCGTCGTTTTTGGTGAGTTTCATCGTTTTCCTCATCGCCTTGTTCTTATTCATGCTAGACTTGATGGATCTAAAAGGCATGATGTTCAATCGATTGAAGGAATCGACTGCCGAAAAAGTGCGCTTCATGAGCGCCAGGCTGAATAATGTGGTCTTCGGTTTCCTGAAAGCGCAGTTTCTTGTCAGCTTGATCATCTTTGCCGTTTCTTTGATTGCCTTGTTGTTTATCGCTCCTGAATATGCGATCGTCATGTCGCTGGTCATTTGGGTAATCGATTTCATTCCGATTCTCGGTTCGATTATCGTCCTGACCCCATGGTTCATCTATATGTTCATCGTTGGCGATATAGTACAAGGAACGCAGCTTGCCATCCTGGCTTTGGTCTTATTGGTCATCCGCAGAACGGTCGAACCTAAAGTGATGGGCACCCAGATCGGCCTCTCCCCGCTCGCCACATTGATCGCCATGTTCATCGGCCTTCAATTGATCGGGTTTCTCGGTTTCTTCATCGGGCCATTACTGGTCATTCTCTTTACTTCTGCACGTGAAGCGGGAATCATCAAAATGGAGTTTAAAATTTAA
- a CDS encoding cytochrome (ubi)quinol oxidase subunit III: protein MDLNKRYTPQTWPDHPETATLEGKNKFVGFWLLLAAETVTFASLFATYLALKDKGPSGMEFSAAGLFELPLVFAMTMILLTSSLTSVYAIYHMKNHNFKAMQAWLGITVLLGLAFLGLEIYEFNHYVHLGFGYTNSAFSSAFYTLVGTHGAHVVFGLSWFIALMIRNAKRGLNMYNAPKFYLAALYWHFIDVVWVFIFTVVYLMGVIG, encoded by the coding sequence GTGGACTTAAATAAACGATATACCCCACAAACCTGGCCCGATCATCCTGAAACGGCGACGCTCGAAGGGAAGAATAAGTTCGTTGGTTTCTGGCTGCTATTGGCAGCTGAGACCGTCACCTTCGCCTCTCTCTTCGCAACATATCTTGCGTTGAAAGACAAAGGCCCAAGCGGAATGGAATTTTCCGCTGCCGGCTTGTTCGAATTGCCGCTCGTTTTCGCCATGACGATGATCCTTTTGACATCTTCATTGACAAGTGTCTATGCGATCTACCATATGAAGAACCATAATTTCAAGGCGATGCAAGCATGGCTTGGAATTACGGTCCTATTGGGGCTCGCGTTCCTCGGCTTGGAAATTTACGAGTTTAACCACTATGTACATCTTGGCTTTGGCTATACCAATAGTGCTTTCAGTTCCGCTTTCTATACCTTAGTCGGGACGCACGGTGCCCACGTAGTCTTCGGGCTTAGCTGGTTCATCGCTTTGATGATCCGTAACGCTAAACGCGGATTGAACATGTACAACGCGCCGAAGTTCTATCTTGCTGCTCTTTATTGGCATTTCATTGACGTAGTGTGGGTGTTCATCTTCACTGTAGTCTATCTGATGGGAGTGATCGGTTAA